From Thalassospira lucentensis, a single genomic window includes:
- a CDS encoding XRE family transcriptional regulator, which produces MVAKRTIADFENNMRQPHPRTLRDLKQCLEAAGVLFLDADDQAGTGVRLAHAEEVE; this is translated from the coding sequence ATGGTGGCCAAACGCACCATCGCAGATTTTGAAAACAATATGCGCCAACCGCATCCCAGAACCCTGCGCGACCTGAAACAGTGTCTGGAGGCTGCCGGGGTCCTTTTCCTTGATGCCGATGATCAGGCTGGCACCGGAGTGCGGCTGGCACATGCAGAAGAAGTTGAGTGA
- a CDS encoding DNA/RNA non-specific endonuclease, which produces MRILSGLIGFAWLCIALPQNAEAADKRNCTAEEREQANKQLMAIAGNSGLQNEISRYHAPFGLPAFSFQGNEQILYQGGYIMAHDQDLMTSIWVTYRLTSIDLDQSSGNIRVECPRADPRLKRGASATTTDYDEPIYDQGHMANDADLKDNLLQQVNSYVMSNMSPQHGCFNRGIWLSMEHLTRRWAEAYSEVYVTSGAIFDRDGQPGRDEDDNALRMRSRNGKTRVAVPSHFFKSIARVESGRLQTITFILDHDNDFDGTAWSDVRQKVVDAIVPVKEVELMAGLDLYPALAGDLIKESLTGSEWDFSRAGPNSGGTCKI; this is translated from the coding sequence ATGCGAATTCTATCGGGCTTGATCGGCTTTGCCTGGCTTTGCATTGCCTTGCCACAAAATGCTGAAGCTGCGGACAAACGCAATTGTACGGCAGAGGAAAGAGAGCAGGCCAATAAGCAGTTGATGGCCATTGCAGGTAACTCAGGCCTGCAGAATGAAATAAGCCGGTATCATGCGCCATTCGGACTGCCGGCATTTTCTTTTCAAGGCAATGAGCAGATCCTTTATCAGGGCGGATACATCATGGCTCATGATCAGGATCTGATGACCAGCATCTGGGTTACATACCGGCTGACATCAATTGACCTTGATCAGTCTTCAGGGAATATCCGGGTTGAGTGTCCTCGTGCAGATCCCCGTCTCAAACGGGGAGCCAGTGCAACGACGACTGATTACGACGAGCCGATTTATGATCAGGGCCACATGGCCAATGATGCAGACTTGAAAGACAATCTGCTGCAGCAGGTCAACAGTTATGTGATGTCGAACATGTCGCCACAGCATGGGTGTTTCAACCGTGGCATCTGGCTGTCAATGGAGCACCTTACCCGCCGATGGGCTGAGGCATATTCGGAAGTCTATGTTACCAGCGGCGCAATCTTTGACCGGGATGGTCAACCGGGCAGGGATGAGGATGATAACGCCCTGCGAATGCGGAGCAGGAATGGCAAAACCCGTGTTGCTGTGCCCAGCCACTTCTTCAAATCGATCGCGAGAGTGGAAAGCGGGCGATTGCAAACAATTACATTCATTCTCGATCACGATAATGATTTCGACGGTACTGCCTGGAGTGATGTCAGGCAGAAAGTTGTCGATGCGATCGTGCCTGTGAAGGAAGTAGAACTCATGGCTGGACTGGATCTTTATCCGGCCCTGGCGGGAGATTTGATAAAAGAAAGCCTGACAGGATCCGAATGGGATTTCTCGCGGGCCGGACCCAATTCAGGTGGCACCTGCAAAATATAA